From a single Lentisphaera profundi genomic region:
- the gltB gene encoding glutamate synthase large subunit, with amino-acid sequence MDKKQLGFNTQDLGLYSPTMEKDNCGAGFICDLNGRKSNKIIHNALEILVRLTHRGAVSADAKTGDGAGILMKIPHDFFLKDCRKNEIFLPEEGRYAVGMVFLPQDNEQRRKCMGAFKRAVTEEGLNLLGWREVPVNTDALGEIAKQTEPHIMQVFVGRGEEDLSEKEFGIRLYISRKSLENEIRESDMCEKNFFYIPSFSTTTIIYKGLIKPEDMPDYFPDLVNEEFVTNLALVHQRFSTNTFPTWDLAQPFRYMCHNGEINTLRGNVNRMRARQELFESEIFGERIEKIKPAIIEGRSDSACLDNAVELMVNTGRTLPEVMMTLVPEAWEKHQDMSDEKKAFYEYASCIMEPWDGPASIPFTDGHCIGAILDRNGLRPSRYTVTKDGLVIMSSEIGVVDVDPANVEYHGRLEPGRMFLVDMEEGRILGDEEIKSRVVNSQPYAKWVSDNLIRFEQIPAVEFEEKVEETSLSDRKKAFAYSLEDEKIILSAMGETGKEAIGSMGTDTPLAVLSDKPRLIFDYFKQLFAQVTNPPLDGIREEVVTSLKLTIGSAHNVFEQGGLHCKKLSVETPFLTNAELEKLRNLDQDDLRAVTIPILFKANTGEGGLEQALNEMVLNAINAVDAGKTLIILSDRGINKKNAAIPVLLAASCLHHTLTKFGRRSRCGIVVETGEAREIHHFATLFGYGVSAINPYMAYEVLDEMISTGQLSVDSDKAVANYIKAAGTGIVKVMTKIGISTLHSYRGAQIFEILGLKKDFVDRYFTNTATRIEGSGLNEIYKDCIKRHNQAFPNEKTAGKIESNVGGDYQWRRNGERHMFNPHTVSRLQLAVRDNLPQSYEQYAKMINDQSERLMTIRGLMEFTGHNPIPVEEVEPWTEIVKRFKTGAMSYGSISSEAHENLAIAMNRIGGKSNSGEGGENPARFEKDENGDWRRSAIKQVASGRFGVTSHYLTNADEIQIKMAQGAKPGEGGQLPGEKVFPWIAECRNSTPYVGLISPPPHHDIYSIEDLAQLIYDLKNANRAARVNVKLVSEVGVGTIAAGVAKAKADVILVSGFDGGTGASPLTSLKHCGLPWELGIAEAQQTLVMNDLRNRIVLECDGQLKTGRDVAIAALLGAEEFGFATAPLVASGCIMMRVCHLNTCPVGIATQDPELRKRFQGKPEHVVNFMRFVAEELRQIMADLGFRTILEMVGQSQKLVMRKAVDHYKAQGLDYSKILYKPEVAEGTKYYNTEKQDHELDQVLDFTLLEKSKAALEKQEKVSFEIKTCNTDRSVGAILSNEISKVYGREGLAEDTINMTFHGSAGQSFGAFSTKGLTMTVEGETNDYLGKGLSGAKLIIKPAKTSTYVAKDNIITGNVTLYGAVSGEAYINGIAGERFCVRNSGVKAVVEGVGDHGCEYMTGGVAVILGETGRNFAAGMSGGVAYVLDPTNKFKELNCNMEMIGFEKVETEADVAELKQLITNHFNYTDSSAAEDILNNWDATIGQFVKVMPHDYKRALERIASEQQAAQV; translated from the coding sequence ATGGACAAAAAACAACTTGGTTTCAATACTCAAGACCTAGGTTTATATTCTCCCACAATGGAGAAAGATAACTGTGGCGCCGGTTTCATTTGTGATCTCAACGGTCGCAAATCTAATAAGATCATTCACAATGCTTTAGAGATTCTTGTACGTCTTACTCACCGTGGTGCAGTAAGTGCCGATGCCAAAACTGGTGATGGCGCAGGTATCCTCATGAAAATCCCACACGACTTCTTCCTAAAAGATTGTCGTAAGAACGAAATTTTCCTTCCTGAAGAAGGTCGCTACGCAGTGGGCATGGTTTTCTTGCCACAAGATAATGAGCAACGACGCAAATGTATGGGTGCCTTCAAACGTGCCGTAACTGAAGAAGGCCTTAATCTTCTTGGCTGGCGTGAAGTTCCTGTGAATACTGACGCTCTAGGAGAAATTGCTAAACAGACTGAACCTCATATTATGCAGGTTTTTGTTGGACGTGGCGAAGAAGATCTCAGCGAGAAAGAATTCGGTATCCGTCTCTATATCTCACGCAAATCTCTTGAGAACGAAATCCGTGAATCGGACATGTGCGAGAAAAACTTTTTCTATATCCCTTCTTTCTCGACGACTACTATTATATATAAGGGTCTTATCAAGCCAGAAGATATGCCTGACTACTTCCCTGACTTAGTTAACGAAGAATTCGTGACTAACTTGGCTTTAGTTCACCAGCGCTTTTCTACAAATACTTTCCCAACTTGGGACTTAGCACAGCCTTTCCGTTACATGTGTCACAATGGTGAGATCAATACTCTCCGTGGTAATGTTAACCGCATGCGTGCTCGTCAAGAACTTTTCGAAAGTGAAATTTTCGGTGAGCGCATTGAAAAGATCAAACCTGCTATTATCGAAGGTCGCTCAGATTCAGCTTGTTTAGACAATGCTGTTGAACTCATGGTAAATACTGGTCGTACACTTCCTGAAGTGATGATGACACTCGTCCCAGAAGCTTGGGAAAAACACCAAGATATGTCTGACGAGAAAAAAGCTTTCTATGAATACGCTTCCTGTATCATGGAACCATGGGATGGTCCTGCTTCAATTCCTTTTACTGATGGTCACTGTATTGGTGCTATCCTTGACCGTAATGGTCTTCGTCCTTCTCGTTACACTGTCACTAAAGATGGACTCGTTATTATGTCATCAGAGATCGGCGTTGTAGACGTAGATCCTGCTAACGTAGAATACCACGGCCGCCTCGAACCAGGACGTATGTTCCTTGTTGACATGGAAGAGGGTCGCATCCTTGGTGATGAAGAAATCAAAAGCCGCGTTGTAAACTCTCAGCCTTACGCCAAGTGGGTAAGCGACAACCTCATTCGCTTCGAGCAAATCCCTGCAGTAGAATTCGAAGAAAAAGTTGAAGAGACTTCACTTAGCGACAGAAAAAAAGCTTTTGCTTACAGCTTAGAAGACGAAAAAATTATTCTCTCTGCCATGGGTGAAACTGGTAAAGAAGCTATTGGTTCAATGGGCACAGATACTCCCCTTGCAGTACTTTCTGATAAGCCTCGTTTAATCTTTGATTACTTTAAACAACTTTTTGCTCAGGTTACGAATCCACCACTTGATGGTATCCGCGAAGAAGTCGTAACTTCACTTAAATTGACGATTGGCTCTGCTCACAATGTTTTCGAACAAGGTGGCCTCCACTGCAAAAAGCTTTCTGTTGAAACTCCCTTTCTCACAAATGCTGAATTAGAAAAACTTCGCAACTTAGATCAAGATGATTTACGTGCCGTTACAATTCCTATTCTTTTCAAAGCGAACACTGGTGAAGGCGGCTTAGAACAAGCCCTCAATGAAATGGTACTCAATGCCATTAACGCTGTTGATGCAGGAAAAACCCTGATCATTCTTTCTGATCGTGGTATCAACAAAAAGAACGCGGCTATCCCAGTACTTCTTGCTGCTTCTTGCTTGCACCACACTTTAACTAAGTTTGGTCGTCGCTCTAGATGCGGAATTGTTGTTGAAACTGGTGAAGCTCGTGAAATCCATCACTTTGCTACTTTATTTGGTTATGGCGTAAGTGCTATTAACCCTTACATGGCTTACGAAGTTCTAGACGAAATGATCAGTACTGGTCAGCTTTCAGTTGATTCTGACAAAGCTGTCGCCAACTATATCAAAGCTGCAGGCACTGGTATCGTTAAGGTTATGACTAAGATTGGTATATCCACGCTTCACTCCTACCGCGGTGCTCAAATTTTCGAAATACTCGGCCTTAAAAAAGACTTTGTTGATCGCTACTTCACTAATACGGCTACACGCATTGAAGGCTCAGGCTTAAACGAAATTTATAAAGATTGCATCAAGCGTCACAATCAAGCTTTCCCTAATGAAAAGACTGCGGGTAAAATTGAATCAAACGTCGGTGGTGACTACCAATGGCGTCGCAATGGTGAACGCCACATGTTTAACCCTCATACCGTTTCACGTTTGCAATTAGCGGTTCGCGATAATCTTCCTCAGTCCTATGAGCAATACGCAAAAATGATCAATGATCAGTCTGAGCGTCTCATGACAATTCGTGGTTTAATGGAATTCACTGGCCACAATCCTATTCCTGTGGAAGAAGTTGAACCTTGGACTGAAATCGTAAAACGCTTCAAAACGGGTGCCATGTCTTATGGTTCTATTTCTTCTGAAGCTCACGAAAACTTAGCTATTGCCATGAACCGCATTGGCGGTAAGTCTAATTCTGGTGAGGGTGGTGAAAACCCCGCTCGTTTCGAAAAAGATGAAAATGGCGACTGGCGTCGTTCAGCAATTAAGCAGGTGGCTTCTGGTCGCTTCGGTGTAACATCTCACTACCTGACTAATGCGGATGAAATCCAAATTAAAATGGCTCAGGGCGCTAAGCCTGGTGAAGGTGGTCAACTTCCTGGCGAAAAAGTATTCCCATGGATTGCTGAATGCCGTAACTCGACTCCTTACGTAGGTCTCATTTCGCCTCCTCCTCATCACGATATCTATTCTATTGAGGATTTGGCTCAACTTATTTATGACCTTAAAAATGCCAACCGTGCAGCACGCGTAAACGTTAAGCTCGTTTCTGAAGTTGGTGTCGGTACAATTGCTGCTGGTGTAGCTAAAGCTAAAGCCGACGTCATCCTCGTTTCTGGATTCGATGGCGGTACGGGTGCTTCTCCACTTACTTCACTCAAACACTGTGGTCTCCCTTGGGAGCTCGGTATTGCTGAAGCTCAGCAAACACTCGTCATGAATGACTTGCGTAACCGCATTGTACTTGAATGTGATGGTCAGCTTAAAACCGGTCGTGATGTTGCTATTGCCGCCCTCCTCGGTGCCGAAGAATTCGGTTTCGCAACGGCTCCACTCGTAGCATCCGGCTGTATCATGATGCGTGTTTGTCACTTGAATACTTGCCCAGTGGGTATTGCGACTCAAGATCCTGAATTGCGTAAGCGTTTCCAAGGCAAACCTGAGCACGTGGTCAACTTCATGCGTTTCGTTGCTGAAGAACTTCGTCAAATTATGGCAGATCTCGGTTTCCGTACTATTCTTGAAATGGTTGGTCAATCCCAGAAACTTGTCATGCGCAAAGCTGTCGATCACTACAAGGCTCAAGGTCTTGACTATAGCAAAATTCTCTACAAACCAGAAGTTGCTGAAGGCACTAAGTATTACAATACTGAAAAACAAGATCACGAGCTCGATCAAGTTCTTGACTTCACTCTTCTAGAAAAGTCTAAAGCCGCACTTGAGAAGCAAGAAAAAGTAAGCTTCGAAATCAAGACCTGTAATACCGATCGTTCTGTGGGTGCTATTCTTTCTAACGAGATTTCAAAGGTTTATGGCCGTGAAGGTCTTGCGGAAGATACCATTAACATGACTTTCCACGGTTCTGCCGGTCAATCATTTGGCGCATTTTCAACCAAAGGTCTTACCATGACTGTTGAGGGTGAAACAAATGATTATCTAGGTAAAGGCCTTTCTGGTGCTAAGCTCATTATCAAGCCTGCTAAAACTTCAACCTACGTCGCAAAAGACAATATCATTACGGGTAATGTAACTCTCTATGGTGCTGTTTCTGGTGAAGCATATATCAATGGTATTGCTGGCGAACGTTTCTGCGTTCGTAACTCTGGCGTTAAAGCCGTTGTTGAAGGCGTCGGCGATCACGGTTGTGAATACATGACTGGTGGCGTAGCAGTTATCCTCGGTGAAACTGGCCGTAACTTTGCCGCTGGTATGAGTGGCGGTGTAGCTTACGTTCTCGACCCAACTAACAAGTTCAAAGAGCTCAACTGCAATATGGAAATGATTGGCTTCGAAAAAGTTGAAACCGAAGCTGATGTAGCTGAACTAAAACAATTAATTACAAATCACTTTAACTACACTGACAGTTCTGCAGCTGAAGACATTCTCAATAATTGGGATGCTACAATCGGACAATTCGTTAAAGTCATGCCTCACGATTACAAACGAGCGCTCGAGCGTATCGCAAGTGAACAACAAGCGGCGCAGGTATAG
- a CDS encoding VOC family protein translates to MKKALQLDKCHILLRSKDVPESKSFFLALGLVPLRDTLFSDGSMCIELRDQVQSFPSLYIEGCDDQEIFDHYQDKGIVFDCSSNEQGETELFFTDPNGLNIFIGEKTPASPIVSSPCKILELSQSTKFFIESVNFFTELGFDCIAQRSNYPKTLMTNGPTRLALHDSSKYSGQGIALSLPENQIQSVKSIGFPLMKNADGSYLCFSPEGLRCTLFIS, encoded by the coding sequence ATGAAAAAAGCCCTTCAATTAGACAAATGCCACATACTTTTACGCTCCAAGGACGTCCCAGAAAGTAAATCCTTCTTTCTGGCTCTTGGCTTAGTGCCACTTCGCGACACACTTTTCTCTGATGGATCAATGTGCATAGAACTTCGGGATCAAGTTCAAAGCTTCCCTAGTTTATATATTGAAGGCTGTGACGACCAAGAGATTTTCGACCATTATCAAGATAAAGGAATCGTCTTTGATTGCAGTAGCAACGAACAAGGTGAGACCGAATTATTTTTCACCGACCCCAATGGCCTTAATATTTTTATTGGCGAAAAAACTCCTGCAAGCCCTATTGTCTCGAGTCCCTGTAAGATTCTTGAACTCAGTCAATCCACTAAATTCTTCATCGAATCGGTCAACTTCTTTACTGAACTTGGCTTTGACTGCATTGCTCAACGCAGTAATTACCCCAAAACTTTAATGACTAATGGGCCTACGCGACTGGCTTTACATGACAGCTCTAAATACTCGGGCCAAGGCATCGCTCTGAGCCTTCCTGAAAATCAAATCCAAAGTGTAAAATCTATCGGCTTCCCTCTTATGAAAAATGCTGACGGATCATACTTATGCTTCTCCCCCGAAGGTCTTCGCTGCACCTTATTTATAAGTTAA
- the pepN gene encoding aminopeptidase N: MSQANTIYLKDYQKPDYLISKTELTIEIFDECTRVSSRLHINKNHEGESKDLILNGENLSFISLKCVGEESIAYDLSDKTLSVTPKRDDFILEIVNEVDPKNNKALEGLYQSGDIYCTQNEPEGFRKICYYLDRSDVMSVFTTRIEADKVMFPRLLSNGNLVDSGAMPEERHYAVWEDPFPKPCYLFALVAGDLAKVEDKFITKSGRSIPLQIFVDHGNEDRCDHALESLKKSMKWDEDRFGLEYDLDLYMIVAVDAFNMGAMENKGLNIFNSTCALANPETATDANFFRIESIIAHEYFHNWTGNRVTCRDWFQLTLKEGLTVFRDQEFSADLNSRAVCRIEDVRALRDSQFVEDAGPNAHPIKPSSYMEINNFYTPTVYEKGAEVIRMIHTMIGEDNFQLGMKKYFDLFDGQAVATEDFVHSMEVASGRDFKQFKRWYSQSGTPIIKVDSDFDQEADTYTLTFTQKLKNVSHKAYHLPVKLGLLSSAGEELELIMQGKSYGEETVVELHTESQSFVFEGIKEKPVASLFRGFSAPIILDMETTREELAFLLSYDSDSFNRYEAGQRLAKLEIESLSQALKSNKVPQVDHLVLDAFSKLLRSANADEAFKALAFSVPSLVSITEQQKEFSPGVAQEAREILAHALAEANEDYLSEHYNRYSTSDAYVFNAVNMGLRSFKNMCLAYLLKLDKSEYVSLAQDQYDTSANLTDRFAALLALLQTQTKARDEALEHFYDTWEDDAIVINKWFAAQASSPKSANVQLIQSLEKVSAFDIQNPNKVRCLYGAFAANLTQFHKEDGSGYSLIANKIIELNSFNPQIAAGLSKAFKKFGALKGEQKDLMKQALETILEVDNLSPDVYEIVSKTLKV; this comes from the coding sequence ATGAGTCAAGCTAATACAATTTATTTAAAAGATTACCAGAAACCTGATTACCTTATCTCTAAAACAGAATTGACTATCGAAATATTTGATGAGTGTACAAGAGTATCATCTCGTCTTCATATAAATAAAAACCATGAGGGTGAAAGTAAAGACTTAATTCTCAATGGTGAAAATCTTAGCTTTATTTCCCTGAAATGTGTTGGCGAAGAAAGTATCGCGTATGATTTAAGTGATAAAACGCTGTCAGTTACACCAAAGAGAGATGACTTTATTTTAGAAATTGTCAACGAAGTTGACCCCAAGAATAACAAAGCTTTAGAAGGCTTGTATCAATCCGGTGATATTTATTGCACCCAAAACGAACCTGAGGGTTTCAGAAAGATTTGTTACTATTTGGATCGCTCTGATGTGATGTCAGTTTTTACGACAAGAATTGAAGCAGATAAAGTGATGTTCCCACGCTTATTATCCAATGGTAATTTAGTGGATAGCGGAGCCATGCCAGAAGAGCGACATTATGCCGTATGGGAAGATCCTTTCCCAAAACCCTGTTATTTGTTTGCCTTAGTGGCAGGAGATTTAGCCAAAGTAGAAGATAAATTTATCACTAAGAGTGGGCGCAGTATTCCTCTACAGATTTTTGTCGATCATGGAAACGAAGATCGCTGTGACCATGCACTAGAATCCTTAAAAAAATCAATGAAGTGGGACGAGGATCGTTTTGGCTTGGAATATGATTTAGATTTGTACATGATTGTTGCTGTAGATGCTTTCAATATGGGAGCCATGGAAAATAAAGGTCTCAATATATTCAATTCGACCTGCGCCTTAGCGAATCCTGAAACGGCGACAGACGCAAACTTTTTTCGTATAGAAAGCATCATTGCCCATGAGTATTTTCACAACTGGACAGGCAATCGCGTTACCTGTAGGGATTGGTTTCAATTGACCTTAAAAGAAGGCTTAACAGTATTTCGTGATCAAGAGTTTTCGGCAGACCTAAATTCACGGGCAGTATGCCGTATTGAAGATGTTCGAGCTTTGCGTGATTCGCAATTTGTTGAGGATGCAGGTCCAAATGCTCATCCGATTAAGCCATCGTCTTACATGGAGATTAATAACTTTTATACTCCAACGGTTTATGAAAAAGGTGCTGAAGTGATTCGCATGATCCATACCATGATCGGTGAAGATAATTTTCAGCTCGGTATGAAAAAGTACTTTGATCTATTTGATGGTCAGGCAGTGGCCACAGAAGATTTTGTGCATTCAATGGAAGTCGCATCTGGACGTGACTTTAAGCAATTTAAGCGCTGGTACTCTCAGTCTGGAACGCCGATCATTAAAGTAGATAGTGATTTTGACCAAGAGGCCGATACTTATACTTTGACTTTCACGCAAAAATTGAAAAATGTAAGTCATAAAGCCTATCATTTACCCGTGAAGCTTGGTTTACTTTCAAGTGCAGGTGAAGAACTTGAGCTTATAATGCAGGGTAAAAGTTATGGAGAAGAGACGGTTGTCGAACTTCATACGGAATCCCAAAGTTTTGTTTTTGAAGGTATAAAAGAAAAACCCGTAGCATCTCTATTTAGAGGTTTTTCAGCTCCTATTATACTCGATATGGAAACGACGAGAGAGGAATTAGCGTTTTTACTTTCTTATGATAGTGATAGTTTCAATCGCTATGAAGCAGGACAGCGCTTAGCAAAACTAGAGATTGAGAGCCTGAGTCAAGCCTTGAAATCCAATAAGGTTCCTCAAGTGGATCACCTCGTTTTGGATGCCTTTAGTAAACTTTTACGTTCAGCTAATGCAGATGAAGCTTTTAAGGCACTGGCATTTAGTGTGCCATCATTAGTGAGTATTACGGAGCAACAAAAAGAATTTTCTCCTGGTGTAGCTCAAGAAGCCAGAGAAATCCTGGCTCATGCTTTGGCCGAAGCTAACGAGGATTATTTATCTGAGCATTATAATCGCTACAGTACTAGTGACGCTTACGTCTTTAATGCCGTTAATATGGGCTTGCGTAGCTTCAAGAATATGTGTCTTGCTTATCTCTTGAAACTAGATAAAAGTGAATATGTTTCACTCGCCCAGGATCAATATGATACTTCGGCAAATTTAACGGATCGTTTTGCTGCTTTATTAGCCTTGCTCCAGACACAAACTAAGGCAAGAGATGAGGCCTTAGAGCATTTTTATGATACTTGGGAAGATGATGCAATCGTTATTAATAAATGGTTTGCAGCGCAAGCAAGTTCTCCCAAGAGTGCCAATGTACAACTTATACAGAGCTTGGAAAAAGTGAGTGCTTTTGATATCCAAAATCCGAATAAAGTTCGTTGTCTTTACGGTGCTTTTGCGGCTAACTTAACTCAGTTCCACAAAGAGGATGGTAGCGGCTACAGTTTGATTGCCAATAAAATTATTGAACTCAATTCCTTTAATCCACAGATTGCAGCGGGTTTATCGAAAGCTTTCAAGAAATTTGGAGCTCTCAAGGGTGAGCAAAAAGACTTAATGAAGCAGGCTTTAGAGACTATTCTTGAGGTAGACAACTTATCTCCAGATGTTTATGAAATTGTGAGTAAAACGCTAAAAGTTTAA
- a CDS encoding thioredoxin-like domain-containing protein: MANKIMLVVFVLCALLFWNNTKKEKAENQSQGITSSDTYEIQRIFSSVVNKQGKPVAKHNMEKRGYIMVYYSASWCPPCRQFTPVLNKYYLENRVKKNFDVLLVGADRSEKAMLSYMSHMSFNAIAFDKIASSGLHNYAARSIPNLTVFDYSGKVVVDGRELSAYKALDAFKKLPVLAGGSGYVR, translated from the coding sequence ATGGCCAATAAAATAATGTTAGTAGTTTTCGTCTTATGCGCACTTCTTTTTTGGAATAATACTAAAAAAGAAAAAGCTGAAAATCAGAGTCAGGGAATTACTAGTTCAGATACTTATGAGATTCAGCGAATATTTTCTAGTGTTGTCAATAAACAGGGGAAGCCAGTCGCTAAACATAATATGGAGAAGCGGGGCTATATAATGGTTTACTACTCAGCCTCTTGGTGTCCACCTTGCCGTCAATTCACTCCCGTACTAAATAAATATTATTTGGAAAATCGGGTTAAAAAGAATTTTGATGTTTTGTTGGTGGGGGCAGATCGTTCAGAAAAAGCGATGCTTTCATACATGAGTCACATGTCGTTTAATGCGATCGCTTTTGATAAGATTGCCAGTTCAGGCCTACACAATTATGCAGCCAGGAGCATTCCGAATTTGACGGTGTTTGATTATTCTGGAAAAGTAGTTGTAGATGGCAGGGAATTATCGGCTTACAAGGCTTTGGATGCTTTCAAAAAACTTCCTGTGCTTGCAGGAGGAAGTGGTTATGTCCGCTAG
- a CDS encoding ATP-dependent helicase — protein sequence MSLNNNQQLAVNHESGPILLLAGAGTGKTHTLCCRVARLIESGVPAEKILMLTFTRKAADEMKQRVESINDQHCAVLGGTFHSIAFNDLKYLGLMKNLGGIFDDSAQAKYLRKELKKKSFEKISDTSPREFMRFFSLCSNTLEDERIVLSQHFPSLVVHADLVLTLSKNYVKHKEKLKAFDYDDILKIWLSALKNKESLSLAQQCQYILVDEYQDTSKLQIEILKNLCRHHQNIMAVGDDCQSIYSFRGALPEQIAHFTTDFPGSKSLALEENYRSTKQILDFANSCMIDAKNIIPKELRPASDCEGNEPDFFYSSYYKKTEKEICRDIFDLRTKGTPFEQQAILYRSSMHCLYLELELTRQGIPYKKYGGKKITDKSHVKKFSALLSYVFSDEIHILALQQCLELMPGLGIKTLEKILTQLNEGLELKDINLPLKSQVSFEQLNSFRKMSISKNNLEDLIAFACPLIFKDSEDNSKKIKDLNALSEELRRIQNWDDFFSDIILNIELNNDDDMDAVVLSTIHSAKGKEWQSVHILAINENAIPIQNSNNLEEERRLLYVAVTRAKQHLKLYVENSKELKEVSRFVKHLIPQKNPTPAMAFNHQSLNHQSLNQYVNTPAEVQELVYVSENTPETALVQSDMDELTYIPFYD from the coding sequence ATGAGTCTAAACAATAATCAGCAACTTGCCGTCAATCATGAGAGTGGCCCTATACTACTTCTCGCCGGAGCAGGCACAGGAAAAACACACACCCTTTGCTGCCGTGTTGCTAGATTAATTGAATCGGGAGTTCCCGCCGAAAAAATCCTCATGCTCACCTTTACTCGTAAAGCTGCGGATGAAATGAAGCAACGAGTTGAATCCATAAATGATCAGCACTGCGCAGTCTTAGGCGGAACCTTTCATTCAATTGCCTTTAATGACCTAAAGTACTTAGGGCTCATGAAAAATTTAGGCGGAATATTTGATGACAGTGCACAAGCCAAGTATTTGCGCAAAGAATTAAAAAAGAAGTCATTTGAAAAAATATCCGATACCTCCCCTCGTGAGTTCATGCGCTTTTTTTCTCTCTGCTCAAATACACTCGAAGATGAGCGTATCGTTTTAAGTCAACACTTCCCCTCATTAGTGGTTCATGCAGACTTGGTTTTAACACTCTCAAAAAATTATGTAAAACATAAAGAGAAGCTCAAAGCTTTTGATTACGACGATATTTTAAAAATATGGCTATCGGCCCTCAAGAATAAAGAGAGCTTAAGCCTGGCTCAACAATGCCAATACATCCTTGTCGATGAGTACCAAGATACTTCAAAGCTTCAAATAGAGATACTCAAAAATCTCTGTCGCCATCATCAGAATATCATGGCCGTAGGTGACGATTGTCAGAGTATTTATTCTTTTCGTGGTGCCCTACCAGAACAAATAGCCCATTTCACTACTGACTTCCCTGGATCAAAAAGCCTAGCACTTGAAGAAAATTATCGCAGTACGAAACAGATACTAGACTTCGCTAACTCCTGTATGATTGACGCTAAAAACATCATCCCTAAAGAACTACGGCCCGCATCAGATTGCGAAGGCAATGAACCCGATTTTTTCTACAGCTCCTACTATAAGAAAACTGAGAAAGAAATCTGTCGAGATATTTTTGACTTACGCACCAAAGGCACACCCTTTGAGCAACAGGCAATACTATACCGTTCGAGTATGCACTGCCTCTACTTGGAACTGGAATTAACTCGCCAAGGCATTCCCTATAAGAAATACGGTGGTAAAAAAATCACCGACAAGAGCCATGTGAAAAAATTCTCCGCCCTGCTCTCTTACGTCTTCAGTGATGAAATTCATATACTCGCACTTCAGCAATGCTTAGAACTCATGCCAGGTTTAGGCATCAAAACTCTTGAGAAAATACTTACTCAACTCAATGAAGGCCTTGAATTAAAAGACATAAATCTACCGCTCAAATCACAAGTGAGCTTTGAGCAACTCAATAGTTTTAGAAAAATGAGTATAAGCAAAAATAACCTTGAAGACTTAATCGCCTTTGCTTGCCCTTTAATTTTTAAGGATTCCGAAGATAATTCAAAAAAAATAAAAGATCTTAATGCCCTAAGTGAAGAACTGAGACGCATTCAAAACTGGGATGATTTTTTCTCCGACATCATTTTAAATATTGAACTTAATAATGACGACGATATGGATGCCGTTGTTTTATCTACTATCCATTCCGCCAAGGGTAAGGAATGGCAAAGCGTTCACATCCTTGCCATTAACGAAAATGCGATACCCATACAAAACAGCAATAACTTAGAAGAAGAACGTCGCCTCTTATACGTCGCCGTAACTCGTGCCAAGCAGCATTTAAAACTCTATGTTGAAAATTCTAAAGAACTCAAAGAAGTTTCACGCTTTGTAAAACATCTCATTCCACAAAAAAATCCCACTCCTGCTATGGCGTTTAATCATCAGAGTTTAAATCATCAGAGTTTAAATCAATACGTAAATACACCCGCAGAAGTCCAAGAACTCGTTTATGTCAGCGAGAACACTCCTGAGACCGCTCTCGTTCAATCAGACATGGACGAACTCACTTATATACCTTTTTATGACTAG